From Glycine max cultivar Williams 82 chromosome 11, Glycine_max_v4.0, whole genome shotgun sequence, the proteins below share one genomic window:
- the LOC102663820 gene encoding uncharacterized protein, protein MGACSSSASVEMETTTASVNKGGGGGGGGAPASESFRRPSSIMVMDMVGRINEYKQPIPARNVLSENPHYYLCNSESVHIGTCMPRVPDEEELLAGRIYFLVPLSHSDTPLSLPLLCDLAVKAGSALPNPNNNRYYGQGKKAADKRR, encoded by the coding sequence ATGGGCGCGTGCTCATCTTCTGCTTCCGTGGAAATGGAAACGACAACAGCAAGTGTGAATAAGGGtggtggcggcggcggcggcggtgcACCTGCGTCGGAATCTTTCCGACGACCGTCGTCGATCATGGTGATGGACATGGTCGGTCGCATCAATGAGTACAAGCAACCAATCCCCGCGAGAAACGTGCTTTCGGAGAATCCTCATTACTACCTCTGCAACTCGGAGTCAGTGCACATCGGCACGTGCATGCCACGTGTCCCCGATGAAGAAGAGCTTCTAGCCGGTCGAATCTACTTCCTTGTCCCTCTCTCGCATTCCGATACCCCACTTTCACTCCCTCTCCTCTGTGATCTCGCCGTTAAAGCTGGTTCCGCTCTTCCCAACCCTAATAATAACCGTTACTATGGTCAGGGTAAAAAAGCCGCCGATAAGCGCCGTTAA